One Epinephelus moara isolate mb chromosome 20, YSFRI_EMoa_1.0, whole genome shotgun sequence genomic window carries:
- the LOC126407662 gene encoding transmembrane protein 60-like, producing MKMSLAQRVLLSWIFALVFLIMLVLKLDSNIHWNWFLIFLPVWTFDTILILMLIVKMAGRCKPDFDPRDGEQSLKRRLWYLTALLLKLAFCLTLCSRLERHTEMWISVVCVPLWVLLGGALVELGHSVFHYRRD from the coding sequence ATGAAGATGTCCCTGGCCCAGCGAGTGCTCCTCTCCTGGATCTTCGCCCTCGTCTTCCTCATCATGCTGGTCCTCAAGCTGGACTCTAACATCCACTGGAACTGGTTTCTCATCTTCCTCCCCGTGTGGACCTTTGAcaccatcctcatcctcatgcTGATAGTGAAGATGGCAGGGCGCTGCAAGCCAGACTTTGACCCCAGGGATGGCGAGCAGAGCCTGAAGAGGAGGCTGTGGTACCTGACGGCCCTGCTGCTGAAGCTGGCCTTCTGTCTGACACTGTGCTCCCGCCTGGAGAGGCACACCGAAATGTGGATCAGTGTGGTGTGTGTCCCTCTGTGGGTGCTGCTGGGTGGGGCTCTGGTGGAGCTGGGACACAGTGTTTTCCACTACAGGAGGGACTGA
- the LOC126407652 gene encoding LOW QUALITY PROTEIN: proline-rich protein 5-like (The sequence of the model RefSeq protein was modified relative to this genomic sequence to represent the inferred CDS: deleted 1 base in 1 codon): MSPDGKHSAPELHDRFIPSGTTRQDKMLDGLRRRHASRPSSRPLSLNFSTFSAPPPSPDMDSSSEHPIRRTLHRLKLMSSPSLSELGKSEKSSPEDRGEKQKRAGANATWNSIHNAVIAVFQKKGLADNELYTLNEGVRHLLKTELGFFFTEYLQNQLLTKGMVILRDKIRFYEGQKLLDSLAETWDFFFCDVLSMLQAIFHPVQGKEPSVRQLALLHFRNTIVLSVKLEDALSRPRARVPPSVTQMLLILQGVHESRGVNEEYLRLESLIQKVVSPYLGTHGLYSADGAEANCCVLEKRLPWGWSKSADQPSKNPVVRSKSYNIPLLLTPVAEYDPDASSVGSGGIRRHSACEIITCLEEQGLAYADLASGSELSGPSSNRLCVGSHFNGIVQAGASAMALPLSSASILPLHSSGALHGTEATTTMTDLSKGASSTPPSESSSPETIIGQVLESADSDSDGIFIDFPPHSAESMGYSRESRQSTV; this comes from the exons ATGAGCCCGGACGGTAAACACTCGGCACCGGAGCTACATGACCGTTTCATCCCATCAGGAACC ACACGACAGGATAAG ATGCTTGATGGACTCAGGCGGAGGCACGCCTCCCGGCCCTCCTCCAGACCCCTGTCACTCAACTTCAGCACCTTCTCTGCCCCTCCCCCGAGCCCTGACATGGACAGCAGCAGCGAGCATCCAATCAGGAG GACTCTGCACCGGCTGAAGCTGATGAGCTCCCCCAGCCTCAGCGAGCTGGGGAAGAGCGAGAAAAGTTCtccagaggacagaggagagaagcAGAAGAGGGCAGGAGCCAACGCCACCTGGAACAG CATCCACAACGCTGTCATCGCAGTCTTCCAGAAGAAGGGTTTGGCAGATAACGAACTCTACACGCTCAACGAAGGTGTCCG GCATCTGTTGAAGACTGAGTTGGGGTTTTTCTTCACAGAATACCTTCAG AACCAGTTGCTGACAAAAGGCATGGTCATCCTGCGGGACAAGATAAGGTTCTACGAAG GTCAGAAGTTACTCGACTCTCTGGCAGAGACCTGGGACTTCTTCTTCTGTGATGTTCTCTCAATGCTGCAGGCCATCTTCCATCCGGTCCAG GGGAAGGAGCCCTCTGTCCGACAGCTCGCGCTGCTTCACTTCAGGAACACGATAGTCTTGAGTGTAAAGTTAGAGGACGCCCTATCTCGACCTCGGGCCCGTGTGCCCCCCTCTGTCACACAGATGCTGCTTATTCTACAG GGGGTCCATGAGTCCCGTGGTGTGAATGAGGAGTACCTGCGGCTGGAGTCCTTGATTCAGAAGGTTGTCTCGCCCTACCTGGGCACGCACGGGCTTTACTCTGCAGATGGTGCTGAGGCCAATTGTTGTGTTCTGG AAAAGCGTTTACCGTGGGGCTGGTCCAAGTCTGCTGACCAGCCGTCTAAAAACCCTGTGGTACGATCGAAAAGCTACAATATCCCTCTACTGCTGACCCCTGTGGCTGAGTATGACCCAGATGCCAGCTCTGTTGGCAGCGGAGGAATTCGGCGCCACTCGGCCTGTGAGATTATCACATGCCTGGAGGAGCAAGGTCTGGCCTACGCTGACTTGGCCTCAGGCTCTGAACTGTCTGGCCCCTCCTCCAACAGGCTGTGTGTGGGCTCTCACTTCAACG GTATCGTACAAGCGGGGGCGAGTGCCATGGCATTGCCTCTGTCGTCTGCCTCTATCCTTCCCCTTCATTCCTCAGGAGCTCTGCACGGCACTGAGGCCACGACAACAATGACTGATCTCAGTAAGGGAGCGTCCTCCACACCGCCCAGTGAATCATCCAGCCCTGAAACCATAATTGGACAAGTGCTAGAGTCTGCAGACTCAGACTCAGATGGGATATTTATTGATTTCCCACCTCACTCTGCGGAGTCGATGGGGTACAGCCGCGAGAGCAGGCAGAGCACTGTGTAG